In Halanaeroarchaeum sp. HSR-CO, one DNA window encodes the following:
- a CDS encoding mandelate racemase/muconate lactonizing enzyme family protein has product MEIESVESIPVKLPLETPVSFSNRTIEYRDHAITYVRTTDGIEGVGYSLGYEGAPLIAEAVESLLAPMVVGEDPRDTERLWEEMYEGTVQIGRTGLLLRAISTVDIALWDVKAKAADEPLYKLLGGYADEVPAYASGGYYRDEKGHDALRGEMRRYLDEGHDVVKMKIGRLSVDEEVERVAAVRDEIGDDTTLLLDANGVYPTTTEALRAGRAFEPYDPYFIEEPVMIDRVETMAAVNDGLSYPVATGELEGTRHNFARLVDTGAAGILQPDATVCGGITEWLKIAHYAAAYDIPIAPHYNWNLHSSLVGAIENGLWIEYFYRDMDVKVFDDIVQTPLRPENGTIELPDTPGHGVPLDEDAIENFRY; this is encoded by the coding sequence ATGGAAATCGAATCGGTCGAATCGATCCCAGTAAAGCTCCCACTCGAGACGCCGGTCTCCTTTTCCAACCGGACGATCGAGTATCGTGACCACGCGATAACCTACGTCCGGACCACGGACGGTATCGAAGGGGTCGGTTACTCGCTCGGCTACGAAGGGGCACCGCTCATCGCGGAAGCGGTCGAATCCCTGCTCGCGCCCATGGTGGTCGGCGAGGATCCACGAGACACCGAACGACTCTGGGAGGAGATGTACGAGGGGACCGTCCAGATCGGTCGAACGGGTCTTCTGTTACGTGCAATCTCGACGGTCGACATCGCCCTCTGGGACGTGAAGGCGAAAGCGGCCGACGAGCCGCTCTACAAACTCCTCGGTGGCTACGCCGACGAAGTTCCCGCGTACGCGAGCGGTGGCTACTACCGCGACGAGAAGGGCCACGATGCGCTTCGCGGGGAGATGCGACGGTACCTCGACGAGGGTCACGACGTCGTCAAGATGAAGATCGGCCGGCTGTCGGTCGACGAGGAGGTCGAGCGCGTGGCGGCCGTGCGAGACGAGATCGGGGACGACACGACGCTGCTGCTCGATGCCAACGGCGTCTATCCGACCACCACGGAGGCGCTCAGGGCCGGGCGGGCCTTCGAACCGTACGACCCGTACTTCATCGAGGAACCGGTCATGATCGACCGAGTCGAGACGATGGCCGCGGTCAACGACGGGCTGTCCTACCCGGTCGCGACGGGGGAACTCGAGGGGACGCGGCACAACTTCGCGAGACTCGTCGACACCGGCGCCGCTGGCATCCTCCAACCCGACGCGACCGTCTGCGGTGGCATCACGGAGTGGCTCAAGATCGCTCACTACGCCGCCGCCTACGACATCCCCATCGCGCCACACTACAACTGGAACCTCCACTCCTCGCTGGTCGGCGCCATCGAGAACGGCCTCTGGATCGAATACTTCTACCGCGACATGGATGTGAAGGTCTTCGACGACATCGTACAGACCCCACTCCGACCCGAGAACGGCACGATCGAGCTTCCCGACACGCCCGGACACGGTGTCCCGCTCGACGAAGACGCAATCGAGAACTTCCGCTACTGA
- a CDS encoding TAXI family TRAP transporter solute-binding subunit: protein MDETGVNRRKFLYGTATAGIIGLAGCTGNGDGDGGDGGDGGDGGDGGDGGDGGDGADETTTESGDGGDEEAESVSLRVGTSAGGTKDVGLAVERAVSQHSDMLDYATVESPGYIGTLYRMDQDQFPAGITDNNSMNKALNDTGAFSEQSVDSIPLQGFSAFPYSIYFIAREDTDIETFDDLAGKNVYPAEPGYSTRATTLDVLSQEPTKDVYDQMNIMNMGVGDAPGAMEEGRIDASIAYGTPGVRYTGFVTEIASRIDVKYVEPTDALIESAESFAGAGTTRTAYDEWSLGDQDIGTDEVFTWDLQVNYVFNPSANADAVYELCRVVDEHNDTVNEGEAQFLDYESTEDMLGQIIEGEDFPVHPGAAQYYKDNDVWGSGNYVEP, encoded by the coding sequence ATGGACGAAACTGGTGTGAACCGGCGAAAGTTCCTGTATGGCACAGCCACGGCTGGAATAATCGGTCTTGCAGGATGTACCGGCAACGGCGACGGCGACGGCGGCGACGGTGGCGATGGCGGTGACGGTGGCGATGGCGGGGACGGCGGCGACGGTGGCGACGGAGCAGACGAGACCACCACCGAATCCGGAGACGGAGGAGACGAGGAAGCAGAATCGGTCTCGCTCCGCGTCGGCACCTCTGCGGGTGGGACGAAGGACGTCGGCCTGGCGGTCGAGCGCGCAGTCAGTCAGCACAGCGACATGCTGGACTACGCGACCGTCGAGAGTCCGGGGTACATCGGGACGCTGTATCGGATGGACCAGGACCAGTTCCCGGCCGGTATCACGGACAACAACTCGATGAACAAGGCGCTGAACGATACGGGTGCGTTCTCGGAGCAGTCCGTCGACTCGATCCCCCTCCAGGGATTCTCGGCGTTCCCGTACAGCATCTACTTCATCGCACGCGAGGACACGGACATCGAGACGTTCGACGACCTCGCGGGCAAGAACGTCTATCCGGCCGAGCCGGGCTACTCGACGCGCGCGACGACCCTGGACGTACTCTCCCAGGAGCCGACCAAGGACGTCTACGACCAGATGAACATCATGAACATGGGCGTCGGCGACGCGCCGGGGGCCATGGAAGAGGGCCGCATCGACGCGTCCATCGCGTACGGTACCCCCGGAGTCCGGTACACTGGCTTCGTGACCGAGATCGCGTCTCGTATCGACGTGAAGTACGTCGAGCCGACGGACGCGCTCATCGAGTCCGCCGAGTCCTTTGCCGGCGCCGGCACGACCCGGACGGCCTACGACGAGTGGTCGCTCGGCGACCAGGACATCGGCACGGACGAGGTGTTCACCTGGGACCTGCAGGTCAACTACGTGTTCAACCCGTCGGCCAACGCTGATGCGGTCTACGAACTGTGCCGGGTCGTCGACGAGCACAACGACACGGTCAACGAGGGCGAAGCGCAGTTCCTCGACTACGAGTCCACCGAGGACATGCTGGGCCAGATCATCGAAGGCGAGGACTTCCCGGTCCACCCGGGTGCCGCCCAGTACTACAAGGACAACGACGTCTGGGGCTCCGGCAACTACGTCGAGCCGTAA
- a CDS encoding SDR family oxidoreductase, producing the protein MDFEIAGNAALITASSSGLGKASAKALAAEGVNVVINGRDEERLAEAKAEVEAVATGEVVAQAGDLTDPDDIETLVDRTVEEFDGIDHLVTSAGGPPSGSFLDTDDEDWYQAYDLLVMSVVRLARAAEPHLREGEGTIVTITSRSVKEAIENLVLSNSVRMGVIGLEKTLSQEFAPEIRSNAVLPGPHETQRIKDLVNQAVERGDYDSYEEGLADWAGNPLDRIGDPMELGNTVAFLSSPKSGFINGTAIPIDGGATGSNL; encoded by the coding sequence ATGGACTTCGAGATTGCAGGCAATGCAGCACTCATAACGGCTTCTTCGAGTGGCCTGGGCAAGGCGTCGGCGAAGGCGCTCGCCGCCGAGGGTGTTAACGTCGTGATCAACGGTCGCGACGAGGAGCGACTGGCCGAAGCGAAAGCCGAGGTCGAAGCGGTCGCGACCGGGGAGGTCGTCGCCCAGGCTGGCGACCTGACCGACCCCGACGACATCGAGACGCTCGTCGACCGGACCGTCGAGGAGTTCGACGGCATCGACCACCTCGTGACGAGCGCCGGCGGTCCGCCGTCTGGCTCGTTCCTCGACACCGACGACGAGGACTGGTACCAGGCCTACGACCTCCTGGTGATGAGCGTCGTTCGCCTCGCCAGGGCGGCCGAACCGCACCTCCGCGAGGGCGAGGGCACCATCGTGACCATCACCTCCCGGAGCGTCAAGGAGGCCATCGAGAACCTCGTGCTCTCGAACTCGGTCCGCATGGGCGTCATCGGTCTCGAGAAGACGCTCTCCCAGGAGTTCGCGCCGGAGATCCGCTCGAACGCGGTGCTCCCGGGTCCCCACGAGACCCAGCGCATCAAGGATCTCGTCAACCAGGCCGTCGAGCGGGGCGACTACGACTCCTACGAGGAGGGGCTGGCGGACTGGGCCGGAAACCCGCTCGACCGCATCGGCGATCCGATGGAACTCGGCAACACGGTCGCCTTCCTCTCCTCGCCGAAGTCCGGATTCATCAACGGAACGGCCATCCCCATCGACGGGGGCGCAACCGGGTCGAACCTATGA
- a CDS encoding TRAP transporter fused permease subunit produces MSSQTAQRSTTVSTALRGLDITVTISAILFWAIVLGWAYTQRMSRVQYGVIFVGAILTVYALDQTRQAIEAGDKLDAFVLLPASIVLISAAVYFASNFTQVYVIQQGYALEHEYMIARLIILSILYLTWREFGNLFLGLIGGVMVYGLYGDAIGGILGHGGMVELTLLQTLVTDLYGFYGSLTQLTAAWIAPFLLYAGLLFGYGAFDLILRIAIQSAKYIESGVAQTAVLASAVIGSINGSYTANAAMTGSFTIPTMKDSGMPGHDAAAIESVASTSGQVLPPVMGASAFVMASYLQVPYIQIVIAGLVPAAVLVASIVVAVHYTAISGTSDQEMEFSEFFDETLSTQEKWVEGIRLGIPFIVLIYLLGIAQYTVMTSALYTIVASVVLGVSVPTVMRLLDDSDTSATAEFVEQLRNTVAGFRRGALILAPIAIILIAINGVIDIFSVTGVPNKIALLLIDLSGGVLLLAVLLGMAVAILMGIGMPTVAAYVIVAILIAPTFIADFGIPPVTAHYTVFYAAILAGITPPVATAVVVTAGIAEANFWRVSASAIKIAAPLFILPVTFVYNPAIVSFELGLPTVIAGTFVLLGAITMIYGLNYPFETGIGKTFALRLGLSVLGIVVMVHPGEIVKLGGIAIFALVFFGEKVMTKGMRIPFTGAEQ; encoded by the coding sequence ATGAGCTCCCAAACGGCACAACGGAGTACCACCGTATCCACCGCACTCCGCGGCCTGGATATAACCGTCACGATCAGTGCCATCCTCTTTTGGGCAATCGTCCTCGGGTGGGCGTACACCCAGCGGATGTCACGCGTCCAGTACGGCGTCATCTTCGTGGGGGCGATCCTCACGGTCTACGCCCTGGATCAGACTCGGCAGGCCATCGAGGCAGGCGACAAACTCGACGCGTTCGTGTTACTGCCCGCCTCCATCGTCCTCATCTCTGCAGCGGTCTACTTCGCGTCGAACTTCACGCAGGTGTACGTCATCCAGCAGGGGTACGCGCTGGAACACGAGTACATGATCGCCCGACTGATCATCCTCTCGATCCTCTACCTGACCTGGCGTGAGTTCGGGAATCTCTTCCTGGGGCTGATCGGCGGCGTCATGGTCTACGGACTGTACGGCGACGCCATCGGGGGCATCCTGGGCCACGGCGGGATGGTCGAGTTGACCTTGCTGCAGACCCTGGTCACGGACCTGTACGGCTTCTACGGCAGCCTGACCCAACTGACGGCGGCGTGGATCGCGCCGTTCTTGCTGTACGCCGGCCTGCTGTTCGGCTACGGCGCGTTCGACCTGATCCTCCGCATCGCGATCCAGTCGGCGAAGTACATCGAGTCCGGGGTGGCCCAGACGGCAGTGCTGGCGTCGGCGGTCATCGGTTCCATCAACGGTTCGTACACGGCGAACGCGGCGATGACCGGTTCGTTCACCATCCCGACGATGAAGGACAGTGGAATGCCGGGCCACGATGCGGCAGCGATCGAGTCCGTGGCCTCGACCTCCGGGCAGGTGCTACCCCCGGTGATGGGTGCGTCGGCGTTCGTGATGGCCTCCTATCTGCAGGTGCCGTATATCCAGATCGTCATCGCGGGTCTCGTCCCGGCGGCCGTCCTCGTGGCCAGTATCGTCGTCGCGGTCCACTACACGGCGATTAGCGGCACGAGTGACCAGGAGATGGAGTTCTCGGAGTTCTTCGACGAGACGCTGTCGACCCAGGAGAAGTGGGTGGAGGGCATCCGTCTGGGAATCCCCTTCATCGTGTTGATCTATCTGCTGGGGATCGCGCAGTACACGGTGATGACCTCGGCGCTGTACACCATCGTCGCGAGCGTGGTACTCGGTGTCTCGGTGCCGACGGTGATGCGACTACTCGACGACTCCGATACATCGGCCACCGCCGAGTTCGTCGAGCAGCTCCGTAACACGGTTGCCGGGTTCCGCCGTGGGGCGCTGATCCTGGCACCGATCGCGATCATCCTGATCGCCATCAACGGCGTCATCGACATCTTCAGCGTGACGGGCGTACCGAACAAGATCGCGCTGTTGCTCATCGACCTCTCCGGCGGGGTCCTCCTCCTTGCGGTCTTGTTGGGGATGGCCGTGGCGATCCTGATGGGGATCGGGATGCCGACGGTGGCGGCGTACGTGATCGTGGCGATCCTGATCGCGCCGACGTTCATCGCGGACTTCGGGATTCCGCCGGTGACGGCCCACTACACGGTGTTCTACGCGGCGATCCTGGCGGGGATCACGCCCCCGGTGGCGACGGCGGTGGTCGTCACGGCGGGCATCGCGGAGGCGAACTTCTGGCGGGTGAGCGCGTCGGCGATCAAGATCGCGGCGCCGCTGTTCATCCTGCCGGTGACGTTCGTCTACAATCCCGCCATCGTCTCCTTCGAACTGGGGCTCCCGACGGTTATCGCCGGCACCTTCGTGTTGCTGGGTGCGATCACGATGATCTACGGGCTGAACTACCCCTTCGAGACGGGAATCGGGAAGACGTTCGCCCTGCGCCTGGGCCTGAGCGTGCTCGGTATCGTGGTGATGGTCCACCCGGGTGAGATCGTCAAACTCGGCGGCATCGCTATCTTCGCGCTGGTCTTCTTCGGCGAGAAGGTGATGACGAAGGGGATGCGCATCCCGTTCACGGGGGCAGAACAATGA
- a CDS encoding TAXI family TRAP transporter solute-binding subunit: protein MDESAMNRRKFLYGSATAGIIGLAGCAGNGGDGGDGGDGGDGGDGSDGGDGDDGGLSIRIGTSTGGTKDVGLAVERAVSQHSDLDYSTVESPGYVGTIFRLDQDQFDGGITDNNSLNKALNDEADFADKSVDSVPLQGFSAFPYSIYFIAREDTDIETFDDLAGKNVYPAEPGFSTRGTTLDVLSQEPTKDVYDQMNIMNMGVGDAPGAMEEGRIDAAIAYGTPGVRYTGWVSEIAARIDVKYVEPTDALIESAESFGGAGTTRTAYDEWSIGDQDIGTDEVFTWDLEVNYVFHPDADPDAVYELCRVVDEHNDTVNEAEEQFLDFETTEDMLGQIMESEDFPVHPGAAQYYKDNDVWGSGNYVEP from the coding sequence ATGGACGAATCTGCCATGAACCGACGGAAGTTCCTGTACGGTAGTGCGACGGCCGGCATCATCGGCCTTGCTGGCTGCGCCGGCAATGGTGGCGACGGTGGCGACGGTGGCGATGGCGGGGACGGCGGCGACGGAAGCGATGGTGGCGACGGCGACGACGGTGGCCTTTCGATCAGGATCGGCACCTCGACGGGCGGGACCAAGGACGTCGGCCTCGCAGTCGAGCGTGCGGTCAGCCAACACAGCGACCTCGATTACTCGACGGTCGAGAGTCCCGGATACGTCGGGACCATCTTCCGGCTGGACCAGGACCAGTTCGACGGTGGCATCACGGACAACAACTCGCTGAACAAGGCCCTGAACGACGAGGCCGACTTCGCGGACAAGTCCGTCGATTCGGTCCCCCTCCAGGGATTCTCGGCGTTCCCGTACAGCATCTACTTCATCGCACGCGAGGACACGGACATCGAGACGTTCGACGACCTCGCGGGCAAGAACGTCTACCCGGCCGAGCCCGGCTTCTCGACGCGTGGGACGACCCTGGACGTGCTCTCCCAGGAGCCGACCAAGGACGTCTACGACCAGATGAACATCATGAACATGGGCGTCGGCGACGCGCCGGGGGCCATGGAAGAGGGCCGCATCGACGCGGCCATCGCGTACGGGACGCCCGGTGTGCGGTACACCGGCTGGGTCTCCGAGATTGCGGCCCGCATCGACGTGAAGTACGTCGAGCCGACGGACGCGCTCATCGAGTCCGCCGAGTCCTTCGGCGGGGCCGGCACGACCCGGACGGCCTACGACGAGTGGTCGATCGGCGACCAGGACATCGGCACGGACGAGGTGTTCACCTGGGACCTGGAGGTCAACTACGTCTTCCACCCCGACGCGGACCCCGACGCGGTCTACGAACTGTGCCGGGTCGTCGACGAGCACAACGACACGGTCAACGAGGCCGAAGAACAGTTCCTCGACTTCGAGACCACCGAGGACATGCTGGGCCAGATCATGGAGAGTGAGGACTTCCCGGTCCACCCGGGTGCCGCCCAGTACTACAAGGACAACGACGTCTGGGGCTCCGGCAACTACGTCGAGCCGTAA
- a CDS encoding DUF362 domain-containing protein — translation MDFPARESVEGLIDPLPLPEFTRITYEPETTALDDVGAIARQEVEVLPFDDLDQGDTVAIGVGSRGIDNLVEITSTAVATVRDLGYEPVVVPAMGSHGGATETGQRDVLEHLGIDETTVDAPIDARMDATRVGEVTVGETAMPVFFSTAALEADGVVVINRVKAHTNYTGRFESGLTKMTVVGLGKQRGAKTFHSTAIAEGYEETLEAALDVILDAAPVLGGVALVENFHEETALVEAIPAGSFTDREPALLERAYEEMATLPVDDIDLLVVDEIGKDISGAGMDTNVIGRYRVLNAPDPETPAIKLIYVRGLSEKTSGNGNGIGLADLTRQAAIDQLDLEKAYANAITSGSLEKSKLPVVAPDDEIALRIALASLGGYDPETVRVVWIENTQDLGELVVSDAVLSDLPPAASPVETVSVTFEDGTAQRSID, via the coding sequence ATGGACTTTCCGGCCCGCGAATCCGTCGAGGGACTCATCGACCCCCTCCCACTGCCCGAATTCACGCGCATCACGTACGAACCCGAGACGACCGCCCTGGACGACGTCGGGGCGATCGCCCGCCAGGAGGTCGAGGTGCTGCCGTTCGACGACCTCGACCAGGGTGATACGGTCGCCATCGGGGTGGGCAGTCGCGGTATCGACAACCTCGTCGAGATCACCAGCACGGCGGTGGCGACCGTCCGGGACCTCGGGTACGAACCGGTCGTCGTACCGGCGATGGGGAGCCACGGTGGGGCGACCGAAACGGGCCAGCGAGACGTCCTCGAGCACCTCGGTATCGACGAAACGACCGTGGACGCCCCGATCGACGCCCGGATGGACGCGACGCGGGTCGGCGAGGTGACCGTCGGCGAGACGGCGATGCCGGTCTTCTTCTCGACGGCCGCCCTGGAGGCCGATGGCGTCGTCGTGATCAACCGCGTGAAGGCCCACACCAACTACACCGGGCGCTTCGAGAGCGGCCTCACGAAGATGACTGTCGTCGGTCTGGGCAAACAGCGGGGCGCGAAAACGTTTCACTCGACCGCCATCGCCGAGGGATACGAGGAGACACTCGAAGCGGCTCTCGACGTCATCCTGGACGCCGCACCGGTGCTGGGTGGGGTCGCCCTCGTCGAGAACTTCCACGAGGAGACCGCGCTCGTCGAGGCGATACCGGCCGGGTCGTTCACCGACCGCGAACCCGCACTGCTCGAGCGGGCATACGAGGAGATGGCCACCCTGCCCGTCGACGATATCGATCTGCTCGTCGTCGACGAGATCGGCAAGGACATCTCGGGCGCCGGAATGGACACCAACGTCATCGGGCGGTATCGCGTCCTGAACGCGCCGGATCCCGAAACGCCGGCCATCAAACTCATCTACGTCCGTGGCCTCTCCGAGAAGACGAGCGGCAACGGGAACGGCATCGGCCTCGCCGACCTGACCCGGCAGGCGGCCATCGATCAGCTGGACCTCGAGAAGGCCTACGCCAACGCGATCACGAGCGGGTCCCTGGAGAAGTCCAAACTGCCGGTCGTGGCGCCCGACGACGAGATCGCGCTGCGCATCGCGCTCGCCTCGCTCGGCGGCTACGATCCCGAGACGGTCAGGGTGGTGTGGATCGAGAACACCCAGGACCTGGGCGAACTCGTCGTCTCCGATGCCGTCCTTTCTGACCTCCCACCCGCGGCGAGCCCCGTCGAGACCGTCTCGGTCACGTTCGAAGACGGGACAGCACAGCGTTCCATCGACTGA
- a CDS encoding fumarylacetoacetate hydrolase family protein, whose protein sequence is MKFLARTATGDPLLGDEAGFVPLTAVHPDVESVRDALPLAAAGDLGAVDEATAPRVEPRNLSFGAPLERFGKLWGIGLNYEEHAGDLDEDRPTEPASFHKPANTLAGPGGPIRLPPTDQSERVTAEAELAVVMGRESKNLEAEQVDDVVAGYLPVIDMTAEDVLQRNPRFLTRAKSYDSFLVVGRAIAVPEASMELADLTVTTEVNGSVEASNEIRNMLFPPREIVRFHSHVMTLEPGDVFSTGTPGAAPIDPGDRVRAIVDDVGTVSAPVVRPRD, encoded by the coding sequence ATGAAGTTCCTCGCCCGCACCGCCACCGGCGACCCGCTCCTGGGTGACGAGGCGGGGTTCGTCCCGCTCACCGCGGTCCACCCCGACGTCGAGAGCGTTCGCGACGCACTCCCGCTGGCGGCAGCCGGCGACCTCGGTGCCGTCGACGAGGCGACCGCTCCGCGGGTCGAACCCCGGAACCTGTCCTTCGGTGCTCCCCTCGAGCGGTTCGGCAAGCTATGGGGCATCGGCCTCAACTACGAGGAACACGCCGGCGACCTCGACGAGGACCGTCCGACCGAACCCGCGAGTTTCCACAAACCCGCGAACACGCTGGCCGGTCCCGGCGGTCCGATCCGCCTGCCGCCGACCGACCAGTCCGAGCGCGTCACCGCCGAGGCGGAACTGGCGGTCGTGATGGGCCGCGAGAGCAAGAACCTGGAGGCCGAGCAGGTCGACGACGTCGTGGCCGGCTACCTCCCGGTCATCGACATGACGGCCGAGGACGTCCTCCAGCGTAACCCACGGTTCCTGACCCGGGCGAAGAGCTACGATAGCTTCCTCGTCGTCGGCCGGGCCATCGCGGTCCCCGAAGCGTCGATGGAGTTGGCGGATCTGACCGTGACGACCGAGGTGAACGGGTCGGTCGAGGCCTCGAACGAGATCCGTAACATGCTCTTCCCGCCGCGCGAGATCGTCCGCTTCCATTCGCACGTCATGACCCTCGAACCGGGCGACGTCTTCAGCACGGGCACGCCGGGTGCGGCACCCATCGACCCGGGTGATCGGGTCCGTGCGATCGTCGACGACGTGGGAACGGTCTCGGCACCGGTCGTCCGACCGCGTGACTGA
- a CDS encoding TRAP transporter fused permease subunit: MSSQTAQRSGLVSRALGALDVTVTVAAVAFWAIVLYWAYSQQISRVQYGVIFVGAILTVYALDQTRQAIEAGDTVDAFVLLPASIVLISASVYFASNFTQVYVIQQGYALEHEYMIARLIILSILYLTWREFGNLFLGLIGGVMIYGMFGDAIEGILGHGGMVELTLLQTLVTDLYGFYGSLTQLTAAWIAPFLLYAGLLFGYGAFDLILRLAIQSAKYIESGVAQTAVLSSAVIGSINGSYTANAAMTGAFTIPTMKESGMPAHNAAAIESVASTSGQVLPPVMGASAFVMASYLQVPYIQIVIAGLIPAAVLVASIAIAVHYTAISDASDQEMEFSEFFDEALTTREKWVEGVRLGVPFLVLIYLLGIAQYTVMTSALYTIVASVVLGVSIPTVSQLLTSEGQSMSAEFVDQLRNTVAGFRRGAIILAPIAIILIAINGVISIFQVTGVPNKIALMMIELSGGVLLFAVLLGMAVAILMGIGMPTVAAYVIVAILIAPTFIADFGIPPITSHYTVFYAAILAGITPPVATAVVVTSGIAEANFWRVSGAAIKIAAPLFILPVTFVYNPAIVSFDLGMPTVVAGLLVLAGAVTMIYGLNYPFKTGFVRTLLLRAGLTVLGLVVMVHPNQLLKLAGFGVFALVFFGEKVMMKGMALPFTGVGQ, translated from the coding sequence ATGAGTTCACAAACAGCCCAACGAAGTGGCCTCGTCTCTCGCGCACTTGGCGCGCTAGACGTCACGGTCACCGTGGCGGCGGTGGCCTTCTGGGCTATCGTCCTCTACTGGGCGTACTCTCAACAGATATCGCGCGTACAGTACGGGGTCATCTTCGTGGGGGCGATCCTCACGGTCTACGCCCTGGATCAGACTCGGCAAGCCATCGAGGCGGGGGACACGGTCGACGCGTTCGTGTTGCTCCCGGCCTCTATCGTGCTCATCTCGGCCTCCGTCTACTTCGCGTCGAACTTCACGCAGGTGTACGTCATCCAGCAGGGGTACGCGCTGGAACACGAGTACATGATCGCGCGGCTGATCATCCTCTCGATCCTGTATCTCACCTGGCGGGAGTTCGGAAACCTGTTTTTGGGGCTGATCGGCGGCGTGATGATCTACGGGATGTTCGGCGACGCTATCGAGGGTATCCTGGGCCACGGTGGAATGGTCGAGTTGACCTTGCTGCAGACGCTGGTCACCGACCTGTACGGCTTCTACGGCAGTCTGACCCAACTGACGGCGGCGTGGATCGCACCGTTCCTGCTGTACGCGGGGTTGCTGTTCGGCTACGGTGCGTTCGACCTGATCCTCCGCCTCGCCATCCAGTCGGCGAAGTACATCGAGTCCGGGGTGGCCCAGACAGCGGTGCTCTCCTCTGCGGTCATCGGCTCGATCAACGGCTCGTACACGGCGAACGCGGCGATGACGGGTGCGTTCACCATCCCGACGATGAAAGAGAGCGGGATGCCCGCCCACAATGCGGCGGCGATCGAGTCGGTCGCCTCGACATCTGGCCAGGTCCTGCCGCCGGTGATGGGGGCGTCGGCGTTCGTGATGGCCTCGTACCTGCAAGTGCCGTACATCCAGATCGTGATCGCCGGACTGATCCCGGCAGCCGTCCTCGTCGCGAGCATCGCCATCGCAGTCCACTACACGGCCATCAGCGACGCCAGCGACCAAGAGATGGAGTTCTCGGAGTTCTTCGACGAGGCGCTCACCACCCGCGAGAAGTGGGTCGAGGGGGTCCGCCTGGGGGTTCCGTTCCTCGTGTTGATCTACCTGCTGGGGATCGCGCAGTACACGGTGATGACATCGGCGCTGTACACCATCGTCGCGAGCGTGGTGCTGGGCGTCTCGATCCCCACGGTCTCCCAACTGCTCACTTCGGAGGGACAATCGATGAGCGCCGAGTTCGTCGACCAACTCCGTAACACGGTCGCCGGGTTCCGCCGGGGTGCGATCATCCTGGCACCGATCGCGATCATCCTGATCGCCATCAACGGGGTCATCTCCATCTTCCAGGTGACCGGCGTGCCGAACAAGATCGCGTTGATGATGATCGAACTCTCCGGCGGCGTGTTGCTGTTCGCGGTCTTGCTGGGGATGGCCGTGGCGATCCTGATGGGGATCGGGATGCCGACGGTGGCGGCGTACGTGATCGTGGCGATCCTGATCGCGCCGACGTTCATCGCCGATTTCGGTATTCCGCCCATCACCTCCCACTACACGGTGTTCTACGCGGCGATCCTGGCTGGGATCACACCACCGGTGGCGACGGCGGTGGTCGTGACCTCGGGCATCGCGGAGGCGAACTTCTGGCGGGTGAGTGGCGCGGCGATCAAGATCGCGGCGCCGCTGTTCATCCTGCCGGTGACGTTCGTCTACAATCCCGCCATCGTGTCCTTCGATCTGGGGATGCCGACCGTGGTCGCGGGTCTCCTGGTGCTGGCCGGCGCCGTGACGATGATCTACGGGCTGAATTACCCCTTCAAGACTGGGTTCGTCCGGACGCTGCTGTTACGAGCCGGCCTCACCGTCCTCGGCCTCGTCGTGATGGTTCACCCCAACCAGCTCCTCAAACTCGCCGGGTTCGGTGTCTTCGCGCTGGTCTTCTTCGGCGAGAAGGTGATGATGAAGGGGATGGCCCTTCCGTTCACGGGGGTGGGACAATGA